One Lutra lutra chromosome 18, mLutLut1.2, whole genome shotgun sequence genomic window carries:
- the ITPRIPL2 gene encoding inositol 1,4,5-trisphosphate receptor-interacting protein-like 2 → MSVHYTLNLRVFWPLVTGLCTALVCLYHVLRGSGGARAEPPDGTDGGFPLLKVAVLLFLGYILLRCRHAVRQRFLPGSRRLGSHSTFSPGHFPEPSLGILLESYYEHELRLSPHVLGHSKAHVSRIVGELVRAGRARGSPGPIPGGALALAFRGDFIQVGSAYEQHKIRRPDGFDVLVPLRLPPLVALEPRSLGTEPALAPAFHGCFVCALKAPPGASGSHWLRDCKPFADGFCVDVLGRRHLSAPLVLRWFQAHLQRSLATVRYSLEGRCRVSLTPGGLEQPPTLHILPCRTDYGCCRLSMAVRLIPAVHLGDGVFLVAPPPSPSPVGPLSELPGGLRTDALWGVNTARQEQKLLCWVQEWAPPGACYLKCLQLLKALRDLGARGLDPGATAQWGRILSSYMLKTALLAVLLREGVPAQGWDEAHLCDRLEELVQFLRDCLLRRRTLFHCVLGPGGAAAEVGPLPKVLREAAPVDLLAAFDRQARELAASRLLSTWRRLPQLLRVYGGPRYLDRCPPPRSQRAQGFPEDQP, encoded by the coding sequence ATGTCGGTGCACTACACCCTCAATCTGCGCGTCTTCTGGCCCCTGGTGACCGGCCTCTGCACTGCCCTTGTGTGCCTCTACCATGTCCTCCGGGGAAGCGGGGGCGCCCGGGCCGAGCCCCCCGACGGTACGGACGGCGGCTTCCCGCTGCTCAAGGTAGCTGTCCTGCTCTTCCTCGGCTACATCCTCCTGCGCTGTCGCCACGCAGTTCGGCAGCGCTTCCTCCCAGGGTCTCGTCGCCTGGGGAGCCACTCCACCTTCTCTCCTGGACACTTCCCAGAGCCGAGTCTTGGCATCTTGCTGGAGAGTTACTACGAGCACGAGTTGCGCCTGTCCCCGCACGTGCTGGGCCACAGCAAGGCGCACGTGAGCCGAATCGTGGGCGAGCTGGTGCGGGCTGGCCGCGCCCGAGGGTCTCCTGGCCCCATCCCCGGGGGGGCGCTGGCCTTGGCCTTCCGTGGAGACTTCATCCAGGTGGGCAGCGCCTACGAGCAGCATAAAATCCGGCGGCCCGACGGCTTCGACGTGCTGGTGCCGCTGCGTCTCCCGCCGCTGGTGGCGCTGGAGCCCAGGAGCCTGGGCACTGAGCCCGCGCTGGCCCCAGCCTTCCACGGCTGCTTCGTGTGCGCCCTCAAGGCTCCGCCGGGGGCCTCCGGGAGCCACTGGCTCCGGGACTGCAAACCCTTCGCCGACGGCTTCTGCGTGGACGTGCTTGGGCGGCGTCACCTCTCTGCCCCGCTGGTGCTGCGCTGGTTCCAGGCGCACCTGCAGCGCTCCCTGGCCACCGTGCGTTACAGTCTGGAGGGGCGTTGTCGGGTCAGCCTGACCCCGGGCGGCCTGGAACAGCCTCCCACCCTGCACATCCTGCCCTGCCGCACCGACTATGGCTGCTGCCGCCTGTCCATGGCAGTGCGTCTCATCCCCGCTGTGCATCTGGGTGATGGCGTTTTCCTCGTggcaccaccaccatcaccctcACCCGTCGGGCCCCTGTCCGAGCTCCCGGGAGGCCTGCGCACGGATGCACTGTGGGGTGTGAACACAGCTCGGCAGGAGCAGAAGCTGCTGTGCTGGGTGCAGGAATGGGCCCCTCCAGGTGCCTGCTACCTCAAGTGCCTACAGTTACTTAAAGCTCTGCGAGACCTGGGCGCCCGCGGGCTGGACCCGGGGGCCACAGCCCAGTGGGGACGCATCCTGTCCTCATATATGCTCAAGACAGCGCTGCTGGCGGTGCTGCTGCGTGAGGGGGTTCCTGCTCAAGGCTGGGACGAGGCACACCTGTGCGATCGGTTGGAAGAATTAGTGCAGTTCCTTAGGGACTGCCTGCTGCGACGAAGGACGCTCTTCCACTGCGTCCTGGGCCCTGGTGGGGCAGCTGCCGAGGTGGGCCCCCTGCCCAAGGTACTGCGTGAGGCCGCCCCGGTTGACCTCCTGGCTGCATTCGACAGGCAAGCCCGGGAACTTGCCGCATCGAGGTTGCTGTCCACCTGGCGAAGGCTGCCCCAGCTTCTCCGGGTCTACGGAGGTCCTCGCTACCTTGACAGGTGCCCTCCACCCCGGAGTCAGCGGGCACAGGGATTCCCTGAAGATCAACCATAA